A DNA window from Bdellovibrio sp. BCCA contains the following coding sequences:
- a CDS encoding 5-formyltetrahydrofolate cyclo-ligase, with translation MSVSWSSKKECRSFFKSLCAQEFAQGLVQNQQQLNAQLREFLKSQSGRWGAYRALPEEAQVEEVFQISHLNWVFPRMREGHLEFFEAQHFVLGLYGVQEPAPDSVARDLKDIQGLLIPGLVFNKNGNRLGKGKGFYDKTLMNYQGIKVGIGFDFQVTKDPLPTEAHDVVMDYLVTESGLVDCRKYQE, from the coding sequence TTGTCTGTTTCTTGGAGCTCTAAAAAGGAATGTCGTTCCTTCTTTAAATCTCTTTGCGCTCAAGAGTTCGCGCAAGGTCTTGTTCAAAATCAACAGCAGCTCAATGCTCAATTGCGAGAGTTTTTAAAATCGCAATCGGGCCGCTGGGGAGCCTATCGGGCTTTGCCAGAGGAAGCTCAAGTCGAAGAGGTCTTTCAGATCTCTCACTTGAATTGGGTGTTTCCGCGAATGCGGGAAGGCCATTTGGAATTCTTTGAAGCACAACATTTTGTGCTAGGTCTTTACGGAGTTCAGGAACCAGCCCCTGACTCTGTCGCGCGAGATCTCAAGGACATCCAAGGTCTGCTGATTCCAGGTTTAGTGTTTAATAAGAATGGCAATCGCCTGGGGAAGGGCAAAGGGTTTTATGACAAAACCTTGATGAACTACCAGGGGATTAAAGTGGGGATCGGTTTTGATTTTCAAGTTACCAAGGACCCACTGCCTACCGAAGCCCACGATGTCGTGATGGATTATCTAGTCACCGAATCAGGCTTGGTCGATTGCAGGAAGTATCAGGAGTAA
- a CDS encoding HesB/IscA family protein, with protein MIQISPEAAQKLAALKKEEGKEESAFLRVEVKKGGCSGLSYKMNFDTAQRDGDKLFESNGQKVAVDPQSMLYILGMTLEYSGGLNGKGFVFNNPNASKHCGCGSSFNV; from the coding sequence ATGATTCAAATTTCACCTGAAGCAGCTCAAAAACTAGCCGCTTTGAAAAAAGAAGAAGGAAAAGAAGAATCTGCTTTTCTGCGCGTTGAGGTGAAAAAAGGCGGATGCTCGGGCCTTTCTTATAAAATGAATTTCGATACCGCTCAAAGAGACGGCGATAAACTTTTTGAATCCAACGGACAAAAAGTCGCCGTTGATCCGCAAAGCATGCTCTACATTTTAGGAATGACTTTGGAATATTCCGGCGGATTAAACGGCAAAGGTTTTGTCTTTAATAATCCAAACGCATCTAAACATTGCGGCTGCGGCTCTAGTTTTAATGTGTAA
- a CDS encoding oxidoreductase, translating into MIYPTDVCMVGATGLVGHELLLILAHLEQVTKVKAISRSPMGKIPPHTENIILNFDKLKDHPDALKAQIFICCLGTTIKKAGSQEAFRKVDYKYVLEFAKLAEQVKAQKFIVISAMGADANSSVFYNRVKGEMEKSLRELKIPQIEIFRPSLILGERKEQRSGEGVAQKLSSYINPLLVGPLRKYRAIKATDIAKAMAIAALNFQPGFHIYQSDQIQHIADQK; encoded by the coding sequence ATGATCTATCCAACTGATGTATGTATGGTAGGTGCGACGGGGCTCGTGGGACACGAGCTCCTTCTCATTTTAGCGCATCTTGAACAAGTCACAAAAGTCAAAGCGATCAGTCGCTCCCCGATGGGAAAAATTCCTCCGCACACGGAAAACATCATTCTGAATTTCGACAAACTCAAAGACCATCCTGACGCTTTAAAGGCGCAGATTTTTATTTGTTGTTTAGGAACGACGATTAAAAAAGCCGGCAGTCAGGAAGCTTTTCGTAAAGTCGACTACAAGTATGTTTTGGAGTTTGCAAAACTTGCTGAACAAGTCAAAGCGCAAAAGTTTATCGTGATTTCAGCCATGGGTGCTGATGCGAATTCGAGTGTTTTCTATAATCGCGTCAAAGGCGAAATGGAAAAATCGCTGCGGGAATTAAAAATTCCGCAAATTGAAATCTTTAGACCCTCCTTGATATTGGGAGAGCGCAAAGAACAGCGCTCTGGCGAAGGTGTTGCTCAAAAACTGAGTTCTTATATCAATCCCCTTCTTGTGGGACCGTTAAGAAAATACCGCGCGATCAAAGCAACTGATATTGCGAAAGCGATGGCGATTGCCGCCTTGAATTTCCAACCGGGATTTCATATTTACCAATCCGATCAGATTCAGCATATCGCCGACCAAAAGTGA
- a CDS encoding cell division protein ZapA encodes MTSDKKTYDFLIAGVPYKLKTSHDDATVQELVDFVNSKMNQAMSLTKNGSFQNAAVLTAMNLAEELILLKRKAHRELEKLEEKAMQLSLDLENSKSNKVLNN; translated from the coding sequence GTGACATCTGATAAAAAAACCTACGATTTTCTAATTGCGGGTGTCCCTTACAAACTAAAAACCTCTCATGACGATGCCACTGTGCAAGAGCTCGTCGATTTTGTTAATAGCAAAATGAATCAAGCCATGTCCCTTACTAAAAACGGTTCTTTCCAAAACGCTGCAGTTTTGACAGCGATGAATTTGGCGGAAGAGTTGATCCTTTTAAAACGCAAGGCCCATCGCGAGCTAGAGAAGCTCGAAGAAAAAGCGATGCAGCTTTCACTTGATCTAGAAAATTCCAAGAGCAACAAGGTTTTGAACAACTAA
- the tyrS gene encoding tyrosine--tRNA ligase yields the protein MMRPEEQLERIKFGVAEFINDEDMLKKLKKGQPLNIKLGADPTRPDIHIGHTVVINKLRTFQELGHKVYFLIGDFTAMIGDPSGKNTTRPMLTREEIEENGRTYAKQIFKILDPEKTEIVYNSSWIGKMTPVDFIRMSAQYTVAQMLERDDFTKRYKSGTPIGIHEFLYPLTQGYDSVALKADVELGGTDQKFNLLVGRAMQSAYGQEAQCVLTMPILEGIDGVNKMSKSLDNYISVVDTPKDMFGKTMRISDDLMYRWYELLTDITANQLSQLKTDVAEKRKHPREVKVNLAKFLIKRFHSETAAQAAEDEFNRIFVEKGLPDDVPEFEVEAEAQVGLPALMVKAGLVASNGEGSRLIQGGGVQIDSEKISDPKLKMDLKSGQSFVVKAGKKKFVKIKVK from the coding sequence ATGATGCGTCCTGAAGAGCAGTTAGAAAGAATCAAGTTCGGTGTCGCTGAGTTTATCAACGACGAGGACATGCTGAAGAAACTAAAAAAAGGTCAGCCATTGAATATCAAGCTGGGAGCAGATCCTACGCGTCCTGATATTCATATTGGTCACACAGTCGTGATCAATAAGCTTAGAACGTTTCAAGAACTGGGACATAAAGTTTATTTCTTGATTGGCGACTTCACAGCGATGATCGGCGACCCTTCAGGAAAAAACACAACTCGTCCGATGCTCACTCGTGAAGAGATCGAAGAAAACGGTCGTACTTACGCAAAACAGATTTTTAAAATCTTAGATCCCGAAAAAACCGAAATCGTTTACAACTCCTCTTGGATTGGCAAAATGACTCCGGTGGATTTTATCCGCATGTCAGCGCAGTACACAGTGGCGCAAATGCTAGAGCGTGATGATTTCACGAAGCGCTATAAGTCAGGCACTCCGATTGGTATTCATGAATTCTTGTATCCGTTGACTCAAGGTTATGACTCTGTGGCTTTAAAGGCCGATGTCGAGTTGGGCGGTACGGATCAAAAATTCAACTTGCTTGTAGGGCGCGCCATGCAGTCCGCTTACGGGCAAGAAGCGCAATGTGTTTTAACGATGCCAATTCTTGAAGGCATTGATGGTGTTAATAAAATGTCCAAGTCTTTGGACAATTATATTTCCGTTGTTGATACTCCGAAAGATATGTTCGGTAAGACGATGCGTATCTCTGATGATTTGATGTACCGTTGGTACGAACTTTTGACGGACATCACAGCGAATCAGTTGTCGCAGCTTAAAACGGATGTGGCCGAAAAACGCAAACATCCTCGTGAAGTAAAAGTGAATTTGGCGAAGTTCTTAATCAAACGTTTCCACTCTGAAACAGCAGCTCAGGCGGCGGAAGATGAGTTTAATCGTATCTTCGTAGAAAAAGGTCTTCCTGACGATGTACCTGAATTTGAAGTCGAAGCCGAAGCTCAAGTGGGCTTGCCTGCTTTGATGGTGAAGGCGGGGCTTGTCGCTTCGAACGGCGAAGGTTCCAGACTTATCCAGGGTGGCGGCGTGCAAATTGACAGCGAAAAAATCTCTGATCCAAAACTCAAAATGGATTTAAAATCAGGTCAGAGCTTCGTTGTAAAAGCGGGAAAGAAGAAGTTCGTTAAGATAAAGGTTAAGTAA
- a CDS encoding L,D-transpeptidase family protein — protein sequence MKMKSLVQKSFIVGMSLIVLAPQFSLAQSKPQIIQDQVTRARTNPIINPRWGSFLLRTDRLAKLYSLRNYEAIWVDANGTPNAMAARLKSIFAEADKHGLNSADYWDEQIEKGYQATLKNPGVQWITFELLVSEALIRYVSHLSAGRFDPEQIDTDIKFKKKDFAEFTQLNAAVSYGPESLASSLEGFAPTHPRYRELMGVLAQLKDMKAKGGWATINSPGFILKLGVKDPVINQIRERFNQLGYRISYNGGNTFDNEFDQVLRQYQSMNGLTADGIIGTRSEVLRALNFTVNQRIAQVEVTMEKLRWLPANVEQRHIFVNLATTEFRLYDEGGKVFHFKTVNGQPFRRTPSMRDSITFVNLNPYWTVPRSIAIKDKLPMLKQDPRYLEKHNMLLIDEGTDQVVDSSSIDWRSMTARNFTYYIRQLPGPDNALGVVKFPLQNPWAIYMHDTNEKQLFGESKRHRSSGCVRLEQPLELAAYLLRDQAGWGLEDIKSYVPLYDNNIPGEIDKKVFLKKAMPVYFLYLTVEKTEDGAFRFVDDVYGQDTRVSKALQNKKNSSELF from the coding sequence ATGAAGATGAAGAGTTTAGTACAAAAGTCGTTTATCGTGGGTATGAGTTTAATTGTATTAGCTCCCCAATTTTCTTTGGCTCAAAGCAAACCTCAGATCATTCAAGATCAGGTGACGAGAGCGAGAACCAATCCTATCATCAATCCACGTTGGGGAAGTTTCCTTCTGCGCACGGATCGCCTTGCCAAGCTTTATTCTTTAAGAAACTACGAAGCTATTTGGGTTGACGCCAACGGAACTCCGAATGCGATGGCTGCACGCCTTAAATCTATTTTCGCTGAAGCAGATAAACACGGACTTAACAGTGCTGACTACTGGGATGAGCAAATTGAAAAAGGCTATCAAGCCACTCTTAAAAACCCCGGAGTACAGTGGATTACTTTTGAACTCTTAGTTTCTGAAGCGCTCATTCGTTACGTTTCGCATCTTTCTGCGGGCCGTTTTGATCCTGAGCAAATTGATACTGATATTAAGTTTAAGAAAAAAGATTTCGCTGAATTTACACAGTTAAATGCGGCGGTCTCTTATGGTCCCGAATCTTTGGCTTCTTCTTTGGAAGGTTTTGCGCCGACTCATCCTCGTTATCGCGAGTTGATGGGCGTTCTTGCGCAGCTTAAAGACATGAAAGCCAAAGGTGGCTGGGCCACGATCAATTCTCCAGGTTTTATTTTGAAGCTCGGAGTGAAAGACCCTGTGATCAATCAAATCAGAGAACGCTTCAACCAATTGGGTTATCGTATCTCTTATAATGGTGGAAACACATTCGATAACGAATTCGATCAAGTTTTAAGACAATATCAATCCATGAACGGCTTAACAGCGGACGGAATTATCGGAACTCGTTCCGAGGTTTTGCGTGCGTTGAATTTCACCGTGAACCAAAGAATCGCGCAAGTGGAAGTGACGATGGAAAAACTTCGTTGGTTGCCAGCCAACGTTGAGCAACGTCATATCTTTGTGAACTTAGCGACAACAGAATTCCGTCTTTATGATGAAGGTGGCAAAGTATTCCACTTTAAAACAGTGAACGGCCAACCCTTCCGCAGAACTCCTTCGATGAGAGACTCGATCACTTTCGTGAACTTGAATCCTTATTGGACAGTGCCTCGCAGTATCGCGATCAAAGATAAATTGCCAATGTTAAAACAAGATCCGCGCTATCTTGAAAAGCACAACATGCTTTTGATCGACGAAGGAACAGATCAAGTTGTCGATTCATCATCAATTGACTGGCGCAGTATGACGGCAAGAAATTTCACTTATTACATCCGTCAATTGCCGGGACCTGATAATGCGTTGGGCGTAGTGAAGTTCCCGCTTCAAAATCCGTGGGCGATTTACATGCACGACACAAATGAAAAACAACTTTTCGGCGAAAGCAAACGTCACCGCAGCTCTGGCTGTGTCCGCTTGGAACAACCGTTGGAACTTGCCGCATATCTTTTAAGAGATCAAGCAGGTTGGGGACTGGAAGATATCAAGTCTTACGTTCCTCTTTATGACAACAACATTCCTGGCGAAATTGATAAAAAAGTATTTTTGAAAAAGGCCATGCCGGTTTACTTCCTCTATCTCACTGTTGAAAAAACAGAAGATGGAGCGTTCCGATTCGTCGACGACGTGTATGGGCAAGACACTCGCGTGAGCAAAGCCTTGCAGAACAAGAAAAACTCTAGCGAGTTGTTTTAA
- a CDS encoding alpha/beta fold hydrolase, whose product MSHKITYRERGQGPLLILLHGYGGSVHHWEAIADRLSSQYRVVIPNLTHLYMSTDKLFFSVQIEVLAKFIRETFPGEKVSVAGLSYGGALSWGLATQHPDLVKKTVLINPMVTDPVRFFLPKELKFFFSIPLNLKSVYVMLATPMGKAFLKRAAQIFRDERSEGATAVEHLKGRKLLFVAHMIHHFSWILRSEDWRVWNQKLYTYRGECRLIFDKEDLLFNHEAYTKFAKHIGCEDLIPIEGAGHLAIKTCPDAIADLMSEFLKGSKAA is encoded by the coding sequence ATGTCACACAAGATTACTTACCGGGAACGAGGTCAGGGACCGCTGCTTATTTTACTCCATGGTTATGGAGGCAGCGTCCATCATTGGGAGGCGATTGCAGATCGTCTCTCTTCTCAGTACCGCGTGGTCATTCCTAATCTCACGCATCTTTATATGAGCACGGATAAATTGTTTTTCTCTGTACAAATTGAAGTGCTGGCGAAATTTATTCGTGAAACATTTCCTGGTGAAAAAGTCAGCGTGGCGGGACTCAGTTATGGCGGCGCTCTTTCTTGGGGACTCGCGACTCAACATCCAGATCTGGTTAAGAAAACTGTTTTGATCAATCCAATGGTCACAGATCCGGTGCGTTTCTTTTTACCTAAAGAACTGAAATTCTTTTTCTCAATTCCCTTAAATCTAAAAAGCGTCTACGTGATGCTGGCCACGCCAATGGGAAAGGCTTTTCTTAAAAGAGCTGCGCAAATTTTCCGCGATGAAAGAAGTGAAGGGGCCACAGCCGTTGAACATCTCAAAGGCCGAAAGCTTTTGTTTGTCGCTCACATGATTCATCACTTCTCTTGGATTTTACGTTCTGAAGATTGGCGTGTTTGGAATCAGAAGCTCTACACGTATCGTGGTGAATGCCGTTTGATTTTTGATAAAGAAGATTTGCTCTTTAACCACGAAGCCTACACGAAATTCGCAAAGCACATTGGTTGTGAAGATTTGATTCCGATTGAAGGAGCCGGGCACCTGGCGATTAAAACTTGCCCTGATGCGATTGCTGATTTGATGTCGGAGTTTTTAAAAGGTTCAAAGGCGGCTTAG
- a CDS encoding cysteine desulfurase family protein, whose product MDLNSERPMDTKVQQDKGIYLDYNATTPVDPKVFQAMEPYFKEFFGNPASAGHHWGWLAENAVTKARAQVASLIGAKSTEIIFTGGATESNNWVIFGLISKLREENPHEPIHFITSTVEHSSIMKAMAAAQKMGVEVDFLPVNSFGQVEIETIRKAIKPHTKLMSFIWVNNEIGTINPIPEIARLAKEHRIYLHTDATQAAGKIPVDATEMGIDLMSFSAHKIYGPKGVGALFIRSKDPKVQLNPLIYGGGQERGLRSGTLNVPAIVGFGVAAEICEQNLPEEFAKLTNLREFLWTKLQDAIPGVRLNGHPTERAPNNLNITLPGFKTEQILPRLQKIGVSTGSACGTGAMVISHVLTGLGISVDEVQCSLRISVGRWTTEEELLRAVEILKNSLR is encoded by the coding sequence ATGGACTTAAACTCTGAGCGCCCGATGGACACTAAAGTGCAACAAGACAAAGGCATCTATCTCGACTACAACGCCACGACTCCCGTGGATCCAAAAGTTTTTCAAGCGATGGAACCTTATTTCAAAGAATTCTTTGGAAATCCTGCCAGTGCCGGACATCATTGGGGTTGGCTTGCTGAAAATGCCGTGACCAAAGCGCGCGCTCAAGTCGCTTCTTTGATTGGCGCAAAATCCACTGAAATCATTTTCACTGGTGGCGCTACGGAATCCAACAATTGGGTTATCTTCGGTTTGATTTCAAAACTGCGCGAAGAAAATCCCCACGAGCCTATTCACTTTATCACAAGCACTGTTGAACACAGTTCCATCATGAAAGCGATGGCCGCGGCTCAAAAAATGGGTGTCGAAGTCGATTTCCTTCCTGTGAATTCATTTGGCCAAGTAGAAATTGAAACGATTCGTAAAGCAATCAAGCCTCACACAAAACTCATGAGTTTTATTTGGGTGAATAACGAAATCGGCACGATCAATCCGATCCCTGAGATCGCGCGCCTGGCAAAAGAACATAGAATTTATTTGCACACGGATGCGACTCAAGCTGCGGGAAAAATTCCGGTAGATGCCACAGAGATGGGAATTGATCTGATGTCTTTTTCAGCTCACAAAATTTACGGACCGAAAGGTGTCGGCGCTCTTTTCATTCGCTCTAAAGATCCCAAAGTTCAACTCAATCCACTCATCTATGGTGGCGGCCAAGAACGCGGGCTTCGCTCTGGAACTTTAAATGTTCCTGCGATCGTGGGCTTTGGTGTGGCGGCTGAAATTTGCGAACAAAATCTTCCAGAGGAATTTGCGAAGCTTACAAACCTTCGTGAATTTTTATGGACGAAATTGCAAGATGCTATTCCTGGAGTTCGTTTGAATGGTCATCCTACGGAGCGCGCTCCAAACAATCTCAACATCACTCTTCCTGGTTTTAAAACTGAACAGATTTTACCTCGCTTACAAAAAATCGGTGTGAGCACGGGCTCAGCCTGTGGCACTGGCGCTATGGTGATCAGTCACGTTTTGACGGGGCTTGGAATCAGTGTGGATGAGGTGCAGTGTTCTTTAAGAATCAGCGTCGGCCGCTGGACAACGGAAGAAGAACTTCTGCGTGCGGTGGAAATCCTGAAGAATTCTCTACGCTAG
- the ftsY gene encoding signal recognition particle-docking protein FtsY, whose protein sequence is MMSPGHEQQIEILFAVAGLLLTIIFAVIFIGVWRNARREDKKTLEYQAKREMPTTAEKEKTEVEEALAHTDSTGEMVSDIEIPDLAKEARHVVEETAVDLKEALKKTEENLFGRIRNLFKGDTNNKHLEEIEEILYTSDLGPMTVQRLMAALEDKLSKKERADYDTVRTALKEEIKNIFAGSHSAAPDQGILSKIQFAAEGPTVLMIVGVNGAGKTTSIGKISAQLAGQGKKVLVAAGDTFRAAAGGQLKVWTDRAQVEIFSPEGVTDPSAVAFDAVAKGKAQGYDVVIVDTAGRLHTQANLMEEIKKMKRVMTKVIPEAPHETLIVLDANSGQNALMQAKEFHNALALTGAILTKMDGTAKGGVAVGLAQELQIPIKLIGVGERIQDLRTFSSQEFVDSLFQ, encoded by the coding sequence ATGATGTCGCCGGGGCATGAGCAACAAATTGAAATTCTATTCGCCGTAGCGGGCCTTCTTCTTACGATTATTTTCGCTGTGATTTTCATCGGTGTGTGGAGAAATGCACGTCGCGAAGATAAAAAGACTTTAGAGTATCAAGCGAAACGCGAAATGCCGACAACGGCGGAAAAAGAAAAGACAGAAGTAGAGGAAGCTTTAGCGCACACTGACTCCACAGGCGAGATGGTCTCTGACATCGAGATTCCAGATCTTGCCAAAGAAGCTCGCCACGTTGTTGAAGAAACAGCGGTTGATCTCAAAGAAGCCCTTAAGAAAACCGAAGAAAATCTTTTTGGTCGCATTCGCAATTTGTTTAAAGGTGATACAAACAATAAACATCTCGAAGAAATCGAAGAGATTTTATATACCAGCGACTTGGGGCCAATGACGGTGCAACGTTTGATGGCGGCTCTTGAAGATAAATTGTCCAAGAAAGAGCGCGCTGATTACGACACGGTTCGCACGGCTCTAAAAGAAGAAATTAAAAATATTTTTGCTGGCTCTCACTCCGCAGCTCCGGATCAGGGTATCCTATCTAAAATCCAGTTCGCAGCAGAAGGTCCGACAGTTTTGATGATTGTAGGGGTGAATGGTGCGGGTAAAACTACGTCCATCGGAAAAATCTCTGCACAATTGGCCGGCCAAGGTAAAAAAGTTTTGGTGGCTGCAGGCGACACTTTCCGTGCGGCGGCGGGAGGACAACTCAAAGTTTGGACGGATCGCGCTCAAGTCGAAATTTTTTCTCCGGAAGGTGTAACAGATCCAAGTGCCGTGGCATTTGATGCTGTCGCCAAAGGCAAAGCGCAAGGTTATGATGTTGTGATCGTCGATACGGCGGGACGCCTGCACACCCAAGCGAACTTGATGGAAGAAATTAAAAAAATGAAGCGCGTGATGACGAAAGTCATTCCTGAGGCTCCTCATGAAACTTTGATCGTGCTTGATGCGAACTCAGGACAAAACGCTTTGATGCAAGCAAAAGAATTCCACAACGCTTTGGCTTTAACAGGGGCGATTCTAACAAAAATGGATGGCACCGCGAAAGGTGGCGTGGCGGTGGGACTTGCCCAAGAGTTGCAAATCCCTATCAAGCTTATCGGTGTCGGCGAAAGAATCCAAGATCTTCGCACGTTCTCGTCTCAAGAGTTTGTAGACTCTCTTTTTCAATAG
- a CDS encoding 2Fe-2S iron-sulfur cluster-binding protein has product MKIKFLPQNLEVEATPDKSLLQIATENHLEIRSICKGVPSCAECRVRIAEGESNILPPTKAELSLIGTNYFIDGRRLSCQVRCFGNVTVDLTEQVERAENQTKKIRGFRTNKQVESKAVNDTMLLAEKIEGSGGDNRPSGGQQNPKAEANEGHRQHQHQHQKSHQQGSRSEASKKDKK; this is encoded by the coding sequence ATGAAAATTAAATTTCTTCCGCAAAATCTTGAAGTCGAGGCGACTCCGGATAAGAGTCTCCTGCAAATTGCGACGGAAAATCATTTGGAAATCCGCTCGATCTGCAAAGGAGTTCCTTCCTGTGCAGAATGCCGTGTGCGTATTGCGGAAGGCGAATCAAATATTCTTCCGCCGACGAAAGCGGAGTTGAGCCTTATCGGTACGAATTATTTTATCGATGGTAGAAGGCTTAGCTGCCAAGTGCGCTGCTTTGGCAACGTGACAGTTGATTTGACGGAACAAGTGGAGCGCGCAGAAAACCAAACGAAGAAGATTCGTGGTTTCCGTACGAACAAACAAGTTGAGTCGAAGGCTGTGAACGACACAATGCTTTTAGCTGAAAAAATTGAAGGCAGTGGTGGCGATAATCGACCAAGTGGGGGACAACAAAACCCGAAAGCTGAAGCTAACGAGGGACATCGCCAGCATCAACATCAGCATCAAAAATCTCATCAACAAGGTTCAAGATCCGAAGCATCGAAAAAAGATAAGAAGTAG
- the rny gene encoding ribonuclease Y, translating into MELVITAIIGVLLGGAVVFIIKRLQDENKKKSARIEAERIVNKAKSEAAKIKKDSETKAKDFEARARKNVEADIHKQKSTVKNKESQLERRLKEIDDQFKHKMEENDRYLNSLKDREEKIAISENRIKDLEKKGEAHIGELKQKLESVAAMSQEEARRQLLNALEDEAKQEAAKKIAQIEEEANKEADKKAKRILATALSRFASEYTSERTVSVLALPNDEMKGKIIGREGRNIRTLEALCGVDLIVDDTPEAVVISGFDPVRRELARRTIEKLMEDGRVHPARIEEVVEKQRNELMKSIKEEGERHVMELGIPNMHPELVKIIGGLKYRSYQGQNALNQALEVAQIAGLLAGEMGVNVKLARRAGLLHNIGKAIDHTAEGSYAFVGAEAAKKYNESEDVCHAIRAHDEEEKPHSILAWIVHAAFILSSSRPGARRPQMDSFIHRLEDLESIGNSFDGVLKTLALQAGKDVRVLVESSKVTDDQAVMLSRDIARKIEREMPQAGQVKVTVVRETRSVEHAR; encoded by the coding sequence ATGGAGTTAGTTATCACCGCAATTATCGGTGTGTTGTTGGGCGGAGCAGTTGTATTCATCATCAAGCGTCTTCAAGACGAGAACAAAAAGAAATCAGCACGTATCGAAGCTGAAAGAATCGTAAACAAGGCAAAATCAGAAGCTGCGAAAATCAAAAAAGATTCGGAAACGAAAGCCAAAGATTTTGAAGCCCGCGCCCGTAAAAACGTGGAAGCGGATATTCACAAGCAAAAGTCCACAGTCAAAAACAAAGAATCTCAACTCGAGCGTCGTTTGAAAGAGATCGACGATCAATTCAAGCACAAGATGGAAGAAAACGATCGTTATCTGAATTCTTTGAAAGACCGTGAAGAAAAAATCGCGATCTCTGAAAATCGTATCAAAGATCTAGAGAAAAAAGGCGAAGCTCATATTGGTGAGCTCAAACAAAAATTAGAATCTGTGGCAGCAATGTCGCAAGAAGAAGCTCGTCGTCAACTTTTGAACGCTCTGGAAGACGAAGCAAAACAAGAGGCCGCAAAAAAGATCGCGCAAATTGAAGAAGAAGCAAACAAAGAAGCCGATAAAAAAGCAAAACGCATTTTGGCAACAGCACTTTCTCGCTTCGCTTCTGAATACACATCTGAGCGCACGGTGAGTGTTTTGGCCCTTCCGAACGATGAAATGAAAGGGAAAATCATCGGCCGTGAAGGTCGTAATATTCGTACACTGGAAGCTCTTTGCGGTGTCGACTTGATTGTCGATGACACTCCGGAAGCCGTGGTGATTTCAGGATTTGATCCTGTTCGCCGTGAGCTGGCTCGTCGTACAATTGAAAAATTGATGGAAGACGGTCGCGTGCATCCAGCGCGTATCGAAGAAGTTGTTGAGAAACAACGTAATGAATTGATGAAGTCCATCAAAGAAGAGGGTGAACGTCATGTGATGGAATTGGGTATTCCAAACATGCACCCTGAGTTGGTTAAAATTATCGGCGGTTTGAAATACCGTTCTTACCAAGGTCAAAACGCTTTGAACCAAGCTTTGGAAGTTGCACAAATCGCAGGACTTCTTGCTGGTGAAATGGGTGTGAATGTGAAGCTCGCTCGTCGCGCGGGTCTTTTGCACAATATCGGTAAAGCGATTGATCACACAGCCGAAGGCAGCTATGCCTTTGTCGGCGCTGAAGCGGCGAAAAAATACAACGAGTCTGAAGACGTCTGCCACGCGATCCGTGCCCATGATGAAGAAGAAAAACCACATTCGATCCTTGCTTGGATCGTGCATGCGGCGTTCATCCTTTCTAGCTCTCGTCCAGGCGCTCGTCGTCCACAAATGGATTCTTTCATCCACCGTTTGGAAGATCTTGAAAGCATCGGTAACAGCTTTGACGGCGTTCTTAAAACATTGGCTCTGCAAGCCGGTAAAGACGTGCGCGTGCTTGTAGAAAGCAGTAAAGTGACAGACGACCAAGCTGTGATGCTATCTCGTGATATCGCTCGTAAGATCGAAAGAGAGATGCCACAAGCAGGCCAAGTGAAGGTCACTGTGGTTCGTGAAACACGCAGCGTGGAGCATGCACGATGA